In Leptodesmis sichuanensis A121, the following are encoded in one genomic region:
- the ndhN gene encoding NAD(P)H-quinone oxidoreductase subunit N — protein MALITTGKKLIRDLETHGALGVYVPLEGGFEGRYRRRIRSAGYDSLSLSARGLGDLSSYLMGVHGVRPPHLGKKSTGAGAAVGYRYFIPPIVSYNLENLSPHHRGLLLWILEGNILTNEEIEYLTRLPEIEPRVKVVLELGGDRYFRWIPLKQAALSA, from the coding sequence GCAAGAAACTAATCCGGGATTTAGAAACCCACGGAGCATTAGGGGTCTATGTTCCCCTTGAAGGTGGTTTTGAAGGACGGTACAGACGGCGCATTCGATCTGCTGGTTATGATTCTCTCTCACTTTCAGCGCGGGGGTTGGGTGACCTGTCTTCCTACCTGATGGGAGTTCATGGGGTACGTCCGCCTCACCTGGGTAAAAAGAGTACGGGGGCAGGGGCGGCCGTAGGCTACCGTTACTTTATTCCCCCCATCGTTTCTTATAACTTAGAGAATCTGTCTCCCCATCACAGAGGATTACTGCTCTGGATTCTGGAAGGAAATATTCTGACCAATGAAGAAATTGAGTATTTAACTCGACTACCAGAGATTGAACCTCGCGTCAAAGTAGTGCTGGAGTTAGGCGGCGATCGCTATTTCCGCTGGATTCCTCTTAAACAGGCTGCTCTGTCTGCATAG
- the ldpA gene encoding circadian clock protein LdpA: MQSLREGHWFKLICGASYQHLPAVRNLALAYTLAGADCIDVAAEPAVILAAKEAIAIAVQLQKTHARCSATPIKQPLLMVSLNDGEDPHFRKAEFDPEVCPGDCPRPCEAICPANAISLSGVISERCYGCGRCLPVCPIQHITTRSHISTPEAIAPLVLEAGVDAVEIHTHVGHLENFQKLWNAMQPWADQLKLLAISCPDGEGLIDYLQSLYEIVAPLNCPLIWQTDGRPMSGDIGTGATRAAIKLGQKVLAAGLPGYVQLAGGTNDYTVPKLRSLGLLKTQLFSQPTTDLTDLSDLSGWSISKPHIAGVAYGSYARVLLAPVLEQLAAIGLSQSAIAATCFQPSGQLTNTAPTSAFPICLETAPDLLVQAVTLAHSLVSQLKPFQTMPSFTSSYVSSGT, encoded by the coding sequence TTGCAATCTTTAAGGGAGGGGCATTGGTTCAAGCTGATCTGCGGAGCCAGTTATCAACACCTCCCTGCAGTTCGTAATCTGGCGTTGGCCTATACTCTGGCTGGAGCAGATTGTATTGATGTCGCAGCAGAGCCAGCGGTCATTTTAGCTGCGAAAGAAGCGATCGCCATTGCAGTCCAATTGCAAAAGACCCATGCTCGGTGTTCGGCAACTCCCATCAAGCAACCCCTTTTAATGGTCAGTTTGAATGATGGGGAGGATCCTCACTTTCGCAAAGCTGAATTCGATCCAGAAGTTTGCCCAGGTGACTGTCCTCGTCCCTGTGAAGCCATCTGTCCTGCAAATGCAATTTCTCTTTCTGGGGTCATTTCGGAACGGTGCTATGGGTGTGGTCGGTGTTTGCCCGTCTGTCCTATCCAACACATCACCACGCGATCGCATATTTCAACCCCTGAAGCGATCGCCCCGTTAGTTCTGGAAGCCGGAGTCGATGCGGTCGAAATTCATACCCATGTAGGACATCTGGAAAACTTCCAAAAACTGTGGAATGCCATGCAACCCTGGGCCGACCAGTTAAAGCTGCTGGCGATCAGTTGCCCTGATGGTGAAGGGCTGATCGATTACCTCCAGTCCCTATATGAGATTGTTGCTCCGTTAAACTGTCCATTAATCTGGCAGACCGATGGTCGTCCGATGAGCGGTGATATTGGGACTGGCGCGACCAGAGCCGCAATTAAACTGGGACAAAAGGTCTTAGCGGCGGGATTACCTGGATATGTGCAATTAGCAGGAGGAACCAATGATTACACGGTGCCAAAATTGCGATCGCTAGGGTTACTCAAAACACAGTTATTCTCCCAACCTACCACCGATTTAACTGATTTAAGTGATTTGTCAGGATGGTCTATCTCTAAACCTCATATTGCAGGAGTTGCTTATGGAAGCTACGCGAGGGTCTTGTTAGCGCCCGTGCTTGAACAATTAGCAGCGATTGGGCTTTCTCAGAGCGCGATCGCTGCAACCTGCTTCCAGCCTTCGGGGCAACTCACCAACACCGCGCCAACATCAGCATTTCCTATTTGTTTAGAAACCGCCCCAGATTTGCTCGTTCAAGCCGTCACTCTTGCCCACTCCCTTGTATCCCAACTAAAACCATTTCAAACGATGCCTTCTTTCACATCCTCCTATGTGTCCTCCGGTACTTAA
- a CDS encoding R3H domain-containing nucleic acid-binding protein: protein MNNPAVNTQITDDLSKLLEILPAAIRQRLQQHPQLNTLVEVVLDLGRRPEARFPGRAEYLSDEPVTQIDINDCIARVGDFGGDNRAGIEQTLHRISAIRNRRGEIIGLTCRVGRAIFGTIGMIRDLVESGKSILMLGRPGVGKTTALREIARVLADDLEKRVVIIDTSNEIAGDGDVPHPAIGRARRMQVARPELQHQVMIEAVENHMPEVIVIDEIGTELEALAARTIAERGVQLVGTAHGNQLENLIKNPTLSDLVGGIQSVTLGDEEARRRGSQKSVLERKAPPTFDIAVEMLERQRWVVHEHVAETIDSLLRGRQPNPQVRTVSETGKVTITHELSSTDFAGASRRTPVSPSLDRRDGFLIDNPLIGRSDAAWSKGWRSAGQMRPLPSTDRERELPNQQQFEELWNQSLETDLQSEADVSSLGSPSFSSLAAEKGDRGEPRFGLNGEDLLYVYPYGVSRHQLDQVIQTLRLPVVLTKDIDNADAVLALRSHVKNHSKLRQIAKARQVPIHTVKSSSIPQIARGLRRMLDMDDPSLPDATNLDLYLNRGDSDDEIEALEEARLAVEQIVIPKGQPVELLPRSASVRKMQHELVEHYHLKSRSFGEEPNRRLRIYPA from the coding sequence ATGAATAATCCTGCAGTTAATACACAAATTACAGACGATCTGAGCAAATTACTGGAAATTCTGCCCGCTGCAATTCGCCAGCGATTACAACAACACCCTCAACTGAATACCCTGGTTGAAGTGGTTCTAGATTTAGGCCGTCGTCCAGAGGCCCGCTTTCCAGGAAGGGCTGAGTATTTGTCTGATGAGCCTGTGACGCAGATTGACATCAATGATTGCATCGCCAGAGTTGGAGATTTTGGCGGAGACAACCGGGCAGGTATTGAGCAGACCTTACACCGGATTAGTGCTATTCGGAATCGTCGCGGAGAGATTATTGGCCTCACCTGCCGGGTCGGTCGGGCCATCTTTGGCACGATCGGTATGATTCGCGATCTGGTCGAAAGTGGCAAGTCAATTCTGATGCTGGGTCGTCCGGGTGTGGGTAAAACAACGGCGCTGCGAGAGATTGCCCGTGTCCTGGCCGATGATCTGGAAAAGCGAGTCGTGATTATCGACACCTCCAATGAAATTGCGGGAGATGGCGATGTCCCTCATCCGGCGATCGGTCGCGCCCGTCGGATGCAGGTGGCTCGTCCAGAGTTACAGCATCAAGTCATGATTGAGGCGGTGGAAAATCATATGCCGGAAGTGATCGTGATTGATGAAATTGGCACCGAGTTAGAAGCTCTGGCGGCCAGAACGATCGCTGAACGGGGTGTGCAACTGGTGGGAACGGCTCACGGCAATCAACTCGAAAACTTGATCAAAAACCCCACCTTGTCTGATCTAGTCGGTGGGATTCAATCCGTCACCTTAGGGGATGAAGAAGCTCGCCGCCGGGGCAGCCAGAAGAGTGTGCTGGAACGAAAGGCTCCTCCAACATTTGATATTGCAGTTGAAATGCTGGAGCGGCAACGTTGGGTTGTCCATGAACACGTCGCGGAAACCATTGACAGTTTATTGCGAGGTCGCCAGCCCAATCCGCAAGTCCGCACCGTTAGTGAGACGGGCAAGGTGACAATTACCCATGAATTGTCAAGTACTGACTTTGCTGGCGCATCCCGCAGAACGCCTGTTTCTCCCAGCCTGGATCGCAGGGACGGATTTTTGATTGACAATCCTCTGATCGGGCGTTCAGATGCAGCCTGGAGTAAGGGATGGCGTTCGGCTGGACAGATGCGTCCCCTACCCAGCACCGATCGCGAGCGGGAACTTCCCAATCAGCAGCAGTTTGAAGAGTTATGGAATCAGTCTCTTGAAACTGACCTGCAATCGGAAGCAGATGTGTCATCGTTGGGATCTCCCTCGTTTAGCAGTCTGGCGGCAGAAAAGGGCGATCGCGGCGAACCTCGATTCGGACTGAATGGCGAAGATTTACTCTACGTCTATCCGTATGGAGTTAGCCGCCACCAGTTGGATCAGGTTATTCAAACCCTACGGCTACCCGTTGTTCTGACCAAAGATATAGATAATGCGGATGCGGTGTTAGCGCTGCGATCGCACGTCAAAAACCACTCTAAGCTGCGTCAGATTGCTAAGGCGCGTCAGGTTCCAATTCATACCGTGAAATCCAGTAGCATTCCCCAAATTGCGCGTGGACTAAGGCGAATGCTAGATATGGATGATCCCAGTTTGCCAGATGCCACTAACCTGGATTTATATTTGAACCGGGGCGATAGTGATGACGAAATTGAAGCGCTGGAAGAAGCTCGTCTAGCGGTTGAACAAATTGTCATTCCGAAGGGGCAACCCGTAGAATTGCTACCTCGTTCTGCCAGTGTTCGTAAGATGCAGCATGAATTGGTTGAGCACTACCACCTCAAATCCCGCAGCTTTGGTGAGGAACCCAATCGGCGTTTACGTATCTACCCTGCCTAG
- a CDS encoding photosystem II reaction center protein T: protein MESVAYILILTLAIGVLFFAIAFREPPRIGK, encoded by the coding sequence ATGGAAAGCGTCGCTTATATCCTGATTCTGACTCTGGCGATCGGCGTTCTGTTCTTTGCGATCGCCTTCCGTGAGCCACCCCGTATTGGTAAATAA
- the psbB gene encoding photosystem II chlorophyll-binding protein CP47: protein MGLPWYRVHTVLINDPGRLIATHLMHTALVAGWAGSMALYELAIFDPSDPVLNPMWRQGMFVLPFMARLGVTGSWAGWSITGESGVNPGFWSFEGVAAAHIILSGLLFLAAVWHWVYWDLELFRDPRTGEPALDLPKMFGIHLFLSGLLCFGFGAFHLTGLYGPGMWVSDPYGLTGSVQPVAPEWGPSGFNPFNPGGIVAHHIAAGVVGVIAGLFHLSVRPPERLYKALRMGNIETVLSSSIAAVFFAAFVVAGTMWYGNAATPIELFGPTRYQWDSGYFRQEIEKRVQADLANGVSLSEAYSAIPEKLAFYDYVGNSPAKGGLFRTGPMNKGDGIAQNWLGHPVFKDREGRELTVRRLPNFFENFPVVLTDSEGVVRADIPFRRAESKYSFEQAGVTVSFYGGQLDGKTFTDPASVKKYARAAQLGEPFEFDRETLNSDGVFRTSPRGWFTFGHAVFALLFFFGHIWHGSRTLFRDVFAGIDPDLSEEQVEWGFFQKVGDKTTRRKEAV, encoded by the coding sequence ATGGGACTACCCTGGTACCGTGTACATACAGTCCTGATTAATGATCCAGGACGGCTAATCGCCACACACCTGATGCATACTGCCTTAGTAGCAGGATGGGCAGGTTCTATGGCGTTGTATGAGTTAGCAATTTTTGATCCCAGTGACCCTGTATTAAATCCCATGTGGCGGCAAGGCATGTTTGTTCTGCCGTTTATGGCTCGTTTGGGTGTTACAGGCTCCTGGGCTGGTTGGAGCATTACCGGGGAATCTGGGGTTAACCCTGGATTCTGGTCATTTGAAGGTGTCGCTGCGGCCCACATTATTCTTTCCGGTCTGCTGTTCCTGGCTGCCGTATGGCACTGGGTTTATTGGGATCTAGAACTGTTCAGAGATCCCCGGACGGGTGAGCCTGCTCTTGACCTGCCTAAAATGTTCGGGATTCACCTGTTTTTATCTGGACTTCTCTGCTTCGGTTTTGGTGCATTCCACTTAACTGGCTTATATGGGCCTGGAATGTGGGTTTCAGACCCCTATGGTTTGACTGGTAGCGTTCAGCCTGTCGCTCCTGAATGGGGGCCATCTGGGTTTAATCCGTTCAATCCTGGTGGAATTGTGGCTCACCATATTGCCGCAGGCGTTGTTGGAGTGATTGCCGGATTGTTCCACCTCAGTGTTCGTCCTCCCGAAAGGCTGTATAAAGCTCTGCGGATGGGGAATATTGAAACCGTTCTGTCCAGCAGTATCGCGGCTGTATTCTTTGCTGCGTTTGTGGTGGCGGGAACAATGTGGTACGGCAATGCGGCTACCCCGATCGAACTGTTTGGCCCAACTCGCTATCAATGGGATAGTGGCTATTTCAGACAAGAGATCGAGAAGCGAGTACAAGCCGATCTTGCTAATGGTGTCAGCCTGAGTGAGGCATATTCTGCGATTCCCGAAAAACTGGCCTTCTATGACTATGTGGGTAACAGTCCTGCTAAGGGTGGGTTGTTCCGTACTGGCCCGATGAATAAAGGGGATGGGATTGCTCAAAACTGGTTAGGACATCCCGTGTTCAAAGATCGGGAAGGCCGCGAACTGACTGTTCGTCGTCTGCCCAACTTCTTTGAAAACTTCCCCGTTGTCCTGACCGATAGCGAAGGGGTTGTCCGGGCGGATATTCCCTTCCGTCGGGCTGAGTCGAAGTACAGCTTTGAGCAAGCTGGGGTAACGGTCAGCTTCTATGGCGGTCAATTGGATGGCAAAACCTTTACCGATCCCGCTTCTGTGAAGAAGTACGCCCGTGCCGCTCAGTTGGGAGAACCGTTTGAGTTCGATCGCGAAACCCTTAACTCTGACGGTGTATTCCGCACTAGCCCCAGAGGATGGTTTACCTTTGGTCATGCGGTGTTTGCCCTCTTGTTCTTCTTTGGTCACATCTGGCATGGCTCACGGACGCTGTTCCGGGATGTCTTTGCTGGAATTGATCCAGATCTGTCCGAAGAGCAAGTGGAATGGGGCTTCTTCCAGAAAGTGGGTGACAAGACCACCCGTCGGAAGGAAGCGGTTTAG
- a CDS encoding 2Fe-2S iron-sulfur cluster-binding protein, with the protein MAVIKFVNENREVIAADGANLRFKALENNIDIYTLVGKLMNCGGYGQCGTCVVEVVEGEEYLSPRTDVEKRKLKKKPDSYRLACQTLVNGPVSIKTKP; encoded by the coding sequence ATGGCTGTAATCAAGTTTGTCAACGAAAATCGAGAAGTCATTGCGGCAGATGGCGCGAATCTCAGGTTCAAAGCCCTTGAGAACAACATCGATATTTACACCCTGGTTGGTAAGTTGATGAACTGTGGTGGCTATGGGCAGTGTGGTACTTGCGTGGTGGAAGTCGTAGAGGGAGAAGAATATCTTTCGCCCAGGACTGACGTGGAGAAGCGCAAATTGAAGAAAAAGCCAGACAGCTACCGTTTAGCTTGTCAAACTTTGGTTAACGGCCCTGTGAGTATCAAAACGAAGCCGTGA
- the psbM gene encoding photosystem II reaction center protein PsbM, with protein sequence MQVNDLGFIASILFVLVPSVFLLILYIQTASRQANKDS encoded by the coding sequence ATGCAAGTTAATGACTTGGGCTTTATCGCAAGTATTCTGTTCGTTCTGGTTCCATCCGTCTTTCTGCTAATTCTGTACATTCAAACCGCTAGCAGGCAGGCTAACAAAGACTCCTAA
- the psbO gene encoding photosystem II manganese-stabilizing polypeptide, translating to MLHEKLDRAIYITSILRLFMRYRALVVTLLALCFSLLTACAESPAMSREAMTYDQIRGTGLANTCPQIPETSRGSIPIDPNKTYRLTSLCLQPTSFLVKEEAANKRQAAEYVSTKLMTRYTSSIDAVQGTLKPNADGSLTFTEEDGLDFQPITVQLPGGERVPFLFTIKDLVATTQPGQSSVNASTDFEGEFKVPSYRTANFLDPKGRGLTAGYDSAVALPSAADSEELAKENVKRFQLDKGKISLQVTKVDSSTGEIAGNFESNQPSETDMGSHEPKDVKIRGLWYARVEPAA from the coding sequence ATGTTGCATGAAAAGCTGGACCGGGCAATTTACATTACATCTATTTTGAGGTTGTTCATGAGGTACCGTGCTCTAGTCGTTACACTCCTGGCGCTTTGTTTCAGTCTACTTACTGCCTGCGCTGAAAGCCCTGCTATGAGTAGGGAAGCTATGACTTACGACCAAATTAGAGGCACAGGTTTAGCCAATACCTGTCCTCAAATCCCTGAGACTAGCCGGGGTTCGATTCCGATCGACCCCAATAAAACCTATCGCCTGACCAGCTTGTGTTTGCAGCCAACTAGCTTTCTTGTGAAAGAAGAGGCCGCCAATAAGCGGCAGGCTGCTGAATATGTTTCTACTAAACTGATGACCCGTTATACGTCATCCATTGATGCAGTGCAAGGAACGCTCAAGCCCAATGCGGATGGCAGCTTGACGTTTACTGAGGAAGATGGATTAGATTTTCAGCCTATTACCGTTCAGCTCCCTGGTGGAGAGCGGGTTCCGTTCCTCTTTACCATCAAGGATCTAGTGGCAACCACCCAGCCCGGACAATCATCGGTCAATGCTTCTACGGATTTTGAAGGTGAGTTTAAGGTTCCTTCTTACCGGACTGCAAATTTCCTGGATCCTAAAGGGCGTGGCTTGACCGCAGGATATGATAGTGCGGTGGCGCTTCCATCTGCCGCAGATAGTGAAGAGCTAGCCAAGGAAAACGTTAAGCGCTTCCAGCTTGACAAAGGTAAAATCTCTCTGCAAGTAACCAAGGTCGATAGTTCAACAGGAGAGATTGCAGGTAACTTTGAAAGTAATCAACCTTCGGAAACGGACATGGGTTCTCACGAACCTAAAGATGTGAAAATCCGTGGGCTTTGGTATGCACGAGTCGAGCCTGCAGCGTAG
- a CDS encoding RNA polymerase sigma factor SigF, producing MSTTSNYELKSESLQLLREYQQIACPQVRNRLVELNFGLVRREAHHWMNQCNESYEDLLQVGSIGLIRAIERFDVSKGHAFSSFAIPYIRGEIQHYLRDKSPSVRIPRRWQALQRKAVWVMRELHVELNRQPSDLEIAAALEISLEEWQEIKLAGQNRSLLSLDAPIKDEDNGTSSLADLVPDTRYRSFQLAQEDQIRLQLALTQLEKRTRQILEFVFLYDLTQKETAERLGISAVTVSRRVKKGLDLLQRLMGGSEGEAE from the coding sequence ATGTCTACTACTAGCAATTACGAACTCAAAAGCGAAAGTTTACAACTGCTAAGGGAGTATCAACAGATTGCCTGTCCTCAAGTTCGGAATAGATTAGTTGAACTTAACTTTGGGCTGGTTAGAAGAGAAGCTCACCACTGGATGAACCAGTGTAATGAAAGTTATGAGGATTTACTTCAAGTTGGTAGTATTGGACTGATCCGGGCGATCGAACGCTTCGATGTATCCAAAGGACATGCTTTCAGTTCCTTCGCAATCCCCTACATTAGAGGCGAAATCCAGCACTATTTAAGAGACAAAAGCCCTTCAGTCCGCATTCCCCGACGTTGGCAAGCCCTGCAACGCAAAGCCGTTTGGGTGATGCGTGAGCTACACGTTGAATTAAACCGCCAGCCCTCAGATTTAGAAATAGCCGCAGCGTTAGAAATTTCATTAGAAGAGTGGCAAGAAATTAAGTTAGCTGGCCAAAACCGGTCTCTTCTGAGTTTAGATGCTCCTATAAAGGATGAAGACAACGGTACTTCATCGCTGGCCGATCTGGTTCCTGATACCCGCTATCGCAGCTTTCAACTGGCCCAGGAAGACCAGATTCGTCTGCAGTTGGCGTTGACTCAGCTAGAGAAACGCACCCGCCAAATTTTAGAGTTTGTCTTTTTATACGACTTAACTCAAAAAGAAACAGCAGAACGATTGGGAATCAGTGCTGTGACAGTATCTCGTCGAGTGAAAAAGGGACTGGATCTGCTGCAACGGTTGATGGGTGGTTCAGAAGGCGAAGCAGAATAG
- the bchL gene encoding ferredoxin:protochlorophyllide reductase (ATP-dependent) iron-sulfur ATP-binding protein, with the protein MKLAVYGKGGIGKSTTSCNISVALAKRGKKVLQIGCDPKHDSTFTLTGFLIPTIIDTLQAKDYHYEDVWPEDVIYKGYGGVDCVEAGGPPAGAGCGGYVVGETVKLLKELNAFDEYDVILFDVLGDVVCGGFAAPLNYADYCMIVTDNGFDALFAANRIAASVREKARTHPLRLAGLIGNRTTKRDLIDKYVEAVPMPVLEVLPLIEDIRVSRVKGKTLFEMAESDPSLNYVCDYYLNIADQILAHPEGVVPADAPDRDLFSLLSDFYLNPQKPKVQTVEEELDLMMV; encoded by the coding sequence GTGAAACTTGCAGTTTATGGAAAAGGTGGAATCGGAAAATCAACGACGAGTTGTAATATCTCTGTCGCCTTAGCAAAACGTGGCAAAAAAGTTCTGCAGATTGGCTGTGATCCAAAGCACGATAGTACCTTTACCCTGACGGGTTTTCTGATTCCAACGATCATTGACACGCTCCAAGCTAAGGACTACCACTACGAAGATGTCTGGCCGGAAGATGTAATCTATAAAGGTTACGGTGGAGTTGACTGTGTGGAAGCTGGTGGGCCACCTGCAGGGGCAGGTTGCGGCGGTTATGTAGTGGGTGAAACGGTCAAACTGCTAAAAGAACTGAATGCTTTTGACGAATACGATGTGATCTTATTTGATGTCTTAGGCGACGTAGTGTGTGGTGGCTTTGCCGCTCCGCTCAATTACGCAGACTACTGCATGATTGTTACGGACAATGGCTTCGATGCCCTGTTTGCGGCCAATCGCATCGCGGCATCAGTCCGGGAAAAGGCTCGCACTCATCCCCTACGGCTAGCAGGCTTAATTGGCAACCGCACCACTAAACGGGATCTCATCGATAAGTATGTCGAGGCTGTGCCTATGCCTGTTCTTGAAGTTTTGCCCCTGATTGAGGATATTCGCGTTTCCCGGGTCAAAGGGAAAACCCTGTTTGAAATGGCTGAGTCTGATCCGTCGCTCAACTATGTTTGTGACTACTACCTGAACATTGCCGATCAAATTCTGGCACATCCAGAGGGTGTAGTTCCTGCCGATGCTCCCGATCGCGATTTGTTCTCGCTTTTGTCTGATTTCTATCTCAACCCCCAAAAGCCCAAAGTTCAAACCGTGGAGGAAGAGTTGGATTTGATGATGGTTTAA
- a CDS encoding DUF5331 domain-containing protein codes for MNTEQLRQSLKHKWLTYYAENHYWIARLQVWVDCDGKRRPSSGFILATLSVLEPQLNHLLPLIVDLSSNPDRIVAALGLNFNPDEYLEKLQKSQQKAAPVNSEPAQSIAKSKMVKLLPASSSEILSPLEQSPKQVSRIDETCQGGRYRRKKSELK; via the coding sequence GTGAATACTGAGCAACTTCGTCAGTCTTTAAAGCACAAGTGGCTGACTTACTACGCAGAGAATCACTACTGGATTGCTCGATTACAGGTCTGGGTTGACTGTGATGGCAAACGCCGACCGTCTTCAGGATTTATTCTGGCAACATTATCTGTCCTGGAGCCTCAACTGAATCACTTACTTCCTTTAATCGTAGATTTAAGCAGTAATCCTGACCGAATTGTTGCTGCTTTAGGTCTCAACTTTAACCCTGATGAGTACTTAGAAAAACTACAAAAGTCTCAGCAAAAAGCAGCACCCGTTAATTCTGAACCAGCTCAATCCATCGCGAAGTCAAAAATGGTCAAGCTACTACCCGCTAGCTCAAGTGAAATTCTTTCACCCCTGGAGCAATCTCCCAAACAGGTTTCCAGGATTGATGAAACCTGTCAGGGGGGACGATATCGCAGGAAAAAAAGTGAATTGAAATAA
- a CDS encoding ferredoxin:protochlorophyllide reductase (ATP-dependent) subunit N, which translates to MTLADAQPQAISFECETGNYHTFCPISCVTWLYQKIEDSFFLVIGTKTCGYFLQNAMGVMIFAEPRYAMAELEEGDISAQLNDYEELKRLCLQIKRDRNPSVIVWIGTCTTEIIKMDLEGMAPKLEAEIGIPIVVARANGLDYAFTQGEDTVLAAMVQRCPTKVPEMEKEERNAISKLLNFGRKKEEVATEESQYVDHPPLVLFGSLPDPVVTQLTLELKKQGIKVSGWLPAKRYGELPPLDEGDYVVGVNPFLSRTATTLMRRRKCKLIGAPFPIGPDGTRAWIEKICSVFGIIPTGLAEREAQIWESLEDYIQLIRGKSVFFMGDNLLEISLARFLIRCGMTCPEVGIPYMDKRYQAAELALLEKTCQEMGTPLPKIIEKPDNYNQLQRIKELQPDLVITGMAHANPLEARGITTKWSVEFTFAQIHGFTNARDILELVTRPLRRNNSLKNLGWEKLIREEANS; encoded by the coding sequence ATGACTCTTGCTGATGCCCAACCTCAGGCTATTTCATTTGAATGTGAAACCGGAAATTATCACACATTTTGTCCTATCAGTTGTGTCACCTGGCTGTACCAGAAGATTGAAGATAGTTTCTTTCTGGTAATCGGCACCAAGACCTGTGGCTACTTTTTGCAAAACGCCATGGGTGTAATGATTTTTGCAGAGCCACGGTATGCAATGGCCGAATTAGAAGAAGGAGATATTTCGGCTCAGTTAAATGATTATGAGGAATTGAAACGATTGTGCCTGCAAATTAAGCGCGATCGTAATCCCAGTGTGATTGTTTGGATTGGCACCTGCACCACTGAAATCATCAAAATGGACTTGGAGGGGATGGCTCCCAAACTGGAAGCAGAAATTGGCATTCCGATCGTGGTTGCCCGCGCCAATGGTCTTGATTATGCCTTTACTCAAGGGGAAGATACAGTACTGGCTGCGATGGTACAGCGCTGTCCCACTAAGGTTCCTGAAATGGAAAAAGAGGAGCGAAATGCGATCTCAAAGCTATTGAATTTTGGTCGCAAAAAGGAAGAGGTTGCCACAGAAGAATCTCAATACGTGGATCATCCGCCACTGGTTCTGTTTGGCTCCTTACCGGATCCGGTAGTGACTCAACTCACCCTGGAACTGAAAAAGCAAGGGATTAAAGTGTCTGGCTGGTTACCGGCCAAGCGATATGGGGAACTTCCACCGCTTGATGAAGGCGACTATGTGGTTGGAGTCAATCCATTTTTGTCTCGTACGGCAACGACGCTGATGCGGCGACGGAAATGCAAATTAATCGGAGCACCGTTCCCGATCGGGCCTGATGGTACTCGCGCCTGGATTGAAAAAATTTGTTCCGTGTTTGGCATTATACCCACAGGGTTAGCAGAACGAGAAGCCCAAATTTGGGAAAGTCTGGAAGACTACATTCAGCTTATTCGCGGTAAGTCTGTCTTCTTTATGGGCGATAATCTGCTAGAAATTTCTCTGGCTCGGTTTCTGATTCGGTGCGGCATGACTTGTCCGGAGGTTGGGATTCCCTATATGGATAAGCGCTATCAGGCAGCTGAATTAGCGTTACTGGAGAAAACCTGTCAAGAAATGGGAACTCCTCTGCCCAAAATTATTGAAAAACCAGACAACTACAATCAACTGCAGCGAATTAAGGAGCTACAGCCTGATTTAGTGATTACAGGTATGGCCCATGCCAATCCTTTGGAAGCCCGTGGGATCACCACAAAATGGTCAGTTGAATTCACCTTTGCTCAAATTCACGGCTTTACTAATGCTCGCGACATTCTGGAACTGGTGACTCGTCCCCTACGACGAAACAATTCATTAAAGAATCTGGGATGGGAGAAACTGATTAGGGAAGAGGCAAATTCTTAA